Proteins encoded by one window of Erwinia pyrifoliae DSM 12163:
- a CDS encoding bifunctional aspartate kinase/homoserine dehydrogenase II — protein sequence MSYSAVAKAGSARQLHKFGGSSLADAKCYQRVAGIMAEYSEPGDLMVVSAAGSTTNQLISWLKLSQSDRLSAHQVQQALRRYQSDLISSLLPPEVAAPLIAEFISDLEKLAALLDGVISDVAYAEVVGHGEIWSARLMSAVLTLRDIEAGWLDARHFLRAERAVQPQVDEAKSLPLLQQLMAQHPSQRLVVTGFICGNDAGETVLLGRNGSDYSATQIGALAGVSRVTIWSDVAGVYSADPRKVKDACLLPLLRLDEASELARLAAPVLHSRTLQPVSGSDIDLQLRCSYQPEQGSTRIERVLASGTGARIVTSHDDVCLIEFQVPAHHDFASLHKEIDQLLQRAQVRPLATGVHPDRNLLQLCYTSEVVNSALTLLQDAALPGRLQLREGMALVAMVGAGVCRNPLHSHRFWQQMKDQPVEFIWQSQDGISLVAVLRVGPTEHLIRGLHQTLFRAEKQIGLVLFGKGNIGSRWLELFAREQETISARTGFEYILAGVVDSRRSLLSYEGLDASRALAFFEDEAVLQDTESLFLWMRAHPFDDLVVLDVTASETLAEQYLDFASYGFHVIGANKVAGASTSDSYRQIRDAFAKTGGHWLYNATVGAGLPVNHTVRDLRESGDSILSISGIFSGTLSWLFLQFDGTVPFTELLDQAWQQGLTEPDPRVDLSGQDVMRKLVILAREAGYDIEPDQVRVESLVPADCQSGSVDHFFDNGDALNDQMLQRFEAAQEMGLVLRYVARFDANGKARVGVEAVRADHPLAALLPCDNVFAIESRWYRDNPLVIRGPGAGRDVTAGAIQSDLNRLAQLL from the coding sequence ATGAGTTATTCAGCAGTGGCGAAGGCGGGCAGTGCACGGCAATTGCACAAATTTGGTGGCAGCAGCCTGGCCGATGCCAAATGCTACCAGCGCGTTGCCGGAATAATGGCAGAATACAGTGAGCCGGGCGATTTGATGGTGGTATCGGCAGCGGGCAGTACCACCAACCAGCTGATTAGCTGGCTGAAACTGAGCCAGAGCGATCGGCTGTCTGCCCATCAGGTGCAACAGGCGCTGCGGCGTTATCAGAGTGACCTGATTAGCAGTCTGCTACCGCCGGAAGTTGCCGCCCCACTGATTGCTGAATTTATTTCCGATCTGGAGAAGCTGGCGGCGCTGCTGGACGGCGTTATTTCCGATGTGGCCTATGCCGAGGTGGTTGGGCACGGCGAAATCTGGTCGGCGCGTCTGATGTCAGCAGTACTGACGCTGCGCGATATTGAAGCCGGATGGCTGGATGCCCGTCACTTTTTACGCGCCGAGCGTGCGGTGCAGCCGCAGGTGGATGAAGCAAAATCATTGCCGCTGCTGCAACAGCTGATGGCGCAGCATCCGTCACAGCGCCTGGTGGTAACCGGCTTTATCTGTGGCAATGATGCCGGTGAGACGGTGTTGTTAGGGCGCAACGGCAGCGACTACTCAGCAACGCAAATCGGCGCGCTGGCGGGCGTGTCACGGGTGACCATCTGGAGTGACGTGGCCGGAGTATATAGCGCCGATCCACGCAAGGTGAAAGATGCCTGCCTGCTGCCGCTGCTGCGGCTGGATGAAGCCAGCGAGCTGGCGCGCCTGGCGGCTCCGGTGCTGCATAGCCGCACTCTGCAGCCGGTCTCCGGCAGCGATATCGATTTACAGCTGCGCTGCAGCTACCAGCCGGAGCAGGGGTCGACGCGCATTGAGCGCGTACTGGCTTCGGGAACCGGCGCGCGTATCGTGACCAGTCATGATGATGTCTGTCTGATTGAGTTCCAGGTGCCCGCGCACCATGACTTTGCCAGCCTGCATAAAGAGATAGACCAGCTGCTGCAACGTGCTCAGGTGCGTCCGTTGGCAACCGGCGTTCACCCTGACCGTAATCTGCTGCAGCTGTGCTACACCTCGGAAGTCGTGAACAGTGCGCTCACCCTGTTACAGGATGCCGCTCTGCCGGGGCGTTTACAGCTGCGCGAAGGCATGGCGCTGGTGGCGATGGTCGGAGCGGGCGTTTGCCGCAATCCGTTGCACAGCCACCGCTTCTGGCAGCAGATGAAAGACCAGCCGGTTGAATTTATCTGGCAGTCCCAGGACGGCATCAGCCTGGTGGCGGTGCTGCGCGTCGGGCCGACCGAACATTTGATCCGTGGACTGCATCAAACGCTGTTCCGCGCAGAAAAGCAGATTGGCCTGGTGCTGTTTGGCAAAGGGAATATTGGCTCACGCTGGCTGGAGCTGTTTGCCCGTGAACAGGAAACGATTTCAGCACGCACCGGATTTGAATATATTCTGGCGGGCGTGGTGGACAGTCGTCGCAGCCTGCTGAGCTATGAAGGGCTGGACGCCAGCCGGGCGCTGGCCTTCTTTGAAGATGAAGCCGTCTTACAGGATACGGAGTCGCTGTTCCTGTGGATGCGTGCGCACCCGTTTGACGATTTAGTGGTGCTGGACGTCACCGCCAGTGAAACCCTGGCTGAACAGTATCTTGACTTCGCCAGTTACGGCTTCCACGTTATTGGCGCGAATAAAGTGGCGGGGGCCTCAACCAGCGACAGCTATCGCCAGATCCGTGATGCCTTCGCCAAAACCGGGGGGCACTGGTTGTATAACGCCACCGTTGGAGCCGGACTGCCGGTGAACCACACGGTGCGCGATCTGCGTGAAAGCGGTGACAGCATCCTGTCGATTAGCGGTATTTTCTCCGGCACGCTGTCATGGCTGTTCTTGCAGTTTGACGGTACGGTGCCGTTCACCGAGCTGCTCGATCAGGCCTGGCAGCAGGGGTTAACCGAACCGGACCCGCGTGTCGATCTCTCCGGTCAGGACGTGATGCGCAAGCTGGTGATCCTTGCCCGTGAGGCGGGCTACGATATTGAACCCGACCAGGTGCGCGTTGAGTCCCTGGTGCCGGCGGATTGCCAGTCGGGTTCGGTTGACCACTTCTTTGACAATGGCGATGCGTTAAACGACCAGATGCTGCAACGCTTTGAAGCGGCGCAGGAGATGGGGCTGGTTCTGCGCTACGTTGCGCGCTTTGACGCCAATGGTAAAGCGCGCGTTGGTGTGGAAGCGGTGCGTGCCGATCATCCTCTGGCTGCGCTGCTGCCCTGTGATAATGTCTTCGCCATTGAAAGCCGCTGGTATCGTGATAATCCGCTGGTGATCCGCGGGCCGGGTGCCGGGCGCGATGTCACAGCCGGAGCCATTCAGTCAGACCTCAATCGTCTGGCGCAGCTGCTGTAA
- the ppc gene encoding phosphoenolpyruvate carboxylase: MNEQYSAMRSNVSMLGKLLGDTIKDALGENILDRVETIRKLSKSSRAGHDAHRQELLSTLQNLSNDELLPVARAFSQFLNLTNVAEQYHTISPNGEGAKNPELLAKTFQRLKQQPALTEAAVHEALGSLSLELVLTAHPTEITRRTLIHKLVEVNSCLKQLDHNDLSDYEHAQIMRRLRQLVAQAWHTDEIRKYRPSPVDEAKWGFAVVENSLWEGVPQFLRELNEQVEAAFGYTLPVDFVPVQFTSWMGGDRDGNPNVTADITRHVMQLSRWKATDLFLRDIAVLISELSMSECTPEVRELCGNPEALEPYREIMKNLRSQLMSTQAYLAGRLKGERLARPADLLISNEQLWNPLYTCYQSLQACGMGIIANGQLLDTLRRVKCFGVPLVRIDIRQESTRHTEAIAEITRYLGLGDFESWSEADKQAFLIRELNSKRPLTPRQWEPSAETKEVLDTCRVAAEAPQGSIAAYVISMAKTPSDVLTVHLLLKEAGIGYAMPVAPLFETLDDLNNANAVMSQLLNIDWYRGLIQGKQMVMIGYSDSAKDAGVMAASWAQYQAQDALIKTCEKAGITLTLFHGRGGSIGRGGAPAHAALLSQPPGSLKGGLRVTEQGEMIRFKYGLPEVTISSLSLYTGAILEANLLPPPEPKTEWIGIMDRLSTVSCQMYRGYVREHADFVPYFRSATPEQELAKLPLGSRPAKRRPAGGVESLRAIPWIFAWTQNRLMLPAWLGAGAALQQAMADGHQDQLEAMCRDWPFFSTRLGMLEMVFSKADLWLAEYYDQRLVDKSLWPLGKQLRDRLESDIKAVLTIANDAHLMADQPWIAESIALRNVYTDPLNVLQAELLHRSRQQEAAGGEPDARVEQALMVTIAGVAAGMRNTG; encoded by the coding sequence ATGAACGAACAATATTCCGCAATGCGAAGTAATGTCAGTATGCTCGGCAAACTGCTCGGGGATACGATTAAAGATGCACTGGGAGAGAACATCCTCGACCGGGTAGAAACTATTCGTAAACTCTCTAAGTCATCTCGTGCGGGTCATGACGCCCACCGTCAGGAACTGCTTTCCACGCTGCAAAACCTGTCTAACGACGAGCTGCTGCCGGTTGCACGCGCTTTCAGCCAGTTCCTGAACCTCACCAACGTTGCCGAGCAGTACCACACCATTTCGCCGAACGGCGAAGGTGCTAAGAATCCGGAACTGCTGGCGAAAACGTTTCAGCGCCTGAAGCAGCAGCCGGCCCTCACCGAAGCTGCCGTCCATGAAGCCCTTGGTTCCCTGTCGCTGGAACTGGTACTGACCGCGCATCCGACTGAAATCACACGCCGCACCCTGATCCACAAACTGGTGGAAGTGAACAGCTGTCTCAAGCAGTTAGATCACAATGATTTATCTGACTATGAGCACGCACAGATCATGCGCCGCCTGCGCCAGCTGGTCGCGCAAGCATGGCATACCGACGAAATCCGTAAATATCGTCCGTCCCCGGTTGACGAAGCCAAGTGGGGTTTTGCGGTGGTGGAAAACAGCCTGTGGGAAGGTGTGCCTCAGTTCCTGCGTGAGCTGAACGAGCAGGTAGAAGCCGCTTTTGGTTATACCCTGCCAGTCGACTTTGTTCCGGTGCAGTTTACCTCATGGATGGGAGGCGACCGTGACGGCAACCCGAACGTCACCGCCGATATCACTCGCCACGTCATGCAACTCAGCCGCTGGAAAGCCACCGACCTGTTCCTGCGCGACATCGCCGTACTGATTTCCGAGCTGTCGATGTCCGAATGTACGCCGGAAGTGCGCGAGCTGTGCGGCAACCCGGAAGCGCTGGAGCCGTACCGCGAGATTATGAAAAACCTGCGCAGCCAGCTGATGAGCACCCAGGCTTACCTGGCTGGCCGCCTGAAAGGCGAACGTTTAGCGCGCCCTGCCGACCTGCTGATTTCGAACGAACAGCTGTGGAACCCACTGTATACCTGCTACCAGTCATTACAGGCCTGCGGTATGGGCATTATTGCTAACGGCCAGCTACTGGATACCCTGCGCCGCGTGAAGTGTTTTGGCGTGCCGCTGGTACGCATCGATATCCGTCAGGAAAGCACCCGCCACACGGAGGCGATTGCTGAAATCACCCGTTATCTTGGTCTGGGCGATTTTGAGAGCTGGTCAGAAGCCGACAAGCAGGCGTTCCTGATCCGCGAACTGAATTCCAAACGCCCGCTGACGCCGCGTCAGTGGGAGCCGAGCGCCGAAACCAAAGAGGTGCTGGATACCTGTCGCGTGGCCGCTGAAGCGCCCCAGGGATCGATTGCCGCCTATGTTATCTCAATGGCGAAAACACCGTCTGACGTGCTGACGGTGCATCTGCTGTTGAAAGAAGCCGGGATTGGCTATGCCATGCCGGTGGCTCCGCTGTTTGAAACCCTCGACGACCTGAATAATGCCAACGCGGTGATGAGCCAGCTGCTGAATATCGACTGGTATCGCGGTCTGATTCAGGGCAAGCAGATGGTGATGATTGGTTACTCCGACTCGGCAAAAGATGCCGGTGTAATGGCGGCCAGCTGGGCGCAGTATCAGGCACAGGATGCGCTGATCAAAACCTGTGAGAAGGCCGGAATTACCCTGACGCTGTTCCACGGACGCGGCGGTAGCATTGGGCGCGGTGGCGCTCCGGCACATGCGGCGCTGCTGTCCCAGCCGCCGGGCAGCCTGAAAGGTGGGCTGCGCGTCACCGAACAGGGTGAGATGATCCGCTTTAAGTACGGCCTGCCGGAAGTGACCATCAGCAGCCTGTCGCTGTACACCGGGGCGATCCTCGAAGCCAACCTGTTGCCGCCGCCGGAGCCAAAGACCGAGTGGATCGGCATTATGGATCGGCTGTCGACGGTCTCCTGTCAAATGTACCGTGGCTACGTGCGTGAACACGCGGACTTTGTGCCGTACTTCCGTTCTGCCACGCCAGAGCAGGAGCTGGCTAAACTGCCGCTCGGCTCCCGTCCGGCGAAACGGCGTCCAGCCGGCGGCGTCGAGTCGCTACGTGCCATTCCTTGGATCTTCGCCTGGACGCAGAACCGCCTGATGCTGCCCGCCTGGCTCGGTGCCGGGGCTGCGCTCCAGCAGGCGATGGCAGACGGCCATCAGGACCAGCTGGAAGCCATGTGCCGCGACTGGCCATTCTTCTCTACGCGCCTGGGGATGCTGGAAATGGTGTTCTCGAAGGCCGACCTGTGGCTGGCGGAATATTACGATCAGCGCCTGGTCGATAAATCACTGTGGCCGCTGGGCAAACAGCTGCGCGATCGGCTGGAGTCCGATATCAAAGCGGTGCTGACCATTGCCAACGATGCGCATCTGATGGCCGACCAGCCGTGGATTGCCGAGTCGATTGCGCTGCGTAATGTCTATACCGATCCGCTTAACGTCTTGCAGGCCGAACTGCTGCACCGTTCACGCCAGCAGGAAGCAGCGGGCGGTGAGCCGGATGCCCGCGTCGAGCAGGCGCTGATGGTGACCATTGCTGGCGTCGCGGCGGGGATGCGTAATACCGGTTAA
- a CDS encoding acyltransferase family protein, with product MRNNYLQVSRGLASLIVCLHHLFVTPYFFYNASSQLSHSSLANLGDLSVSFFFALSGFVLIHSLEKNKVKPFGFITNRILRVYPEYILWTTIAVFIYSIYGNVLFNVNFYPRDLTEWIYTYTLIPLFAKKDFAMVSGTSWSLVYEMYFYVLLFFTLFFVKKIKQTPLILTITFFFLSYMGSHYFHTDKGGWVYYPYIISDFNCLSFSFGMMVYYFKDKFKFSLFSALSIIFSILIVFILTGSTDTSHVNYVFISTFILFFVTNIRQVNSTSLVGKKLLSCAIFLGDSSYTLYITHLLYAKLAWAIISMGHYLLAVILNIFVILIACVKYQYIGKPLNSFVKKWQIKAKSHLRFYHF from the coding sequence GTGAGAAATAATTATTTACAGGTTTCAAGGGGTCTGGCTTCATTAATCGTTTGCCTTCATCATTTGTTTGTAACACCTTACTTTTTCTATAACGCATCATCTCAGCTTTCACATTCTTCATTAGCGAATCTTGGGGATTTATCGGTAAGTTTTTTCTTTGCTCTAAGCGGCTTTGTGCTGATCCATAGCCTCGAAAAAAATAAAGTTAAACCGTTCGGATTCATCACGAATCGAATTCTACGAGTGTATCCCGAGTATATTCTTTGGACTACGATAGCCGTATTTATTTACTCGATTTACGGGAATGTGTTATTTAACGTTAATTTTTACCCGCGCGACTTAACAGAATGGATATATACGTACACTTTGATTCCTTTATTTGCAAAGAAAGATTTTGCTATGGTTTCAGGAACGTCGTGGAGTCTCGTTTATGAAATGTATTTCTATGTTTTGCTGTTTTTTACCTTGTTTTTTGTTAAAAAAATAAAGCAAACCCCGCTGATTTTAACCATCACCTTCTTTTTCCTCTCTTATATGGGCAGTCATTACTTTCATACTGACAAGGGAGGATGGGTTTATTATCCCTACATAATTTCAGATTTTAATTGTCTTTCATTTTCATTTGGGATGATGGTTTACTATTTCAAGGATAAATTCAAATTCAGTTTGTTTTCTGCCTTAAGCATCATCTTTTCAATTTTAATTGTTTTCATACTTACCGGTAGTACGGATACCAGCCATGTAAACTATGTTTTCATCTCAACTTTCATTCTTTTCTTTGTGACGAATATCAGGCAGGTCAATTCTACCTCTCTTGTTGGTAAAAAGCTTTTAAGCTGTGCGATTTTCTTGGGTGATTCATCTTATACTTTGTATATTACGCATTTGCTTTACGCCAAATTAGCCTGGGCTATTATTTCAATGGGTCATTACCTTCTGGCTGTTATTTTGAACATATTTGTTATCTTAATAGCATGTGTTAAATATCAGTATATAGGTAAGCCTTTGAACTCATTCGTAAAAAAATGGCAAATAAAGGCTAAATCTCATCTCCGATTTTATCATTTCTGA
- the argB gene encoding acetylglutamate kinase, with amino-acid sequence MTNPLIIKLGGVLLDSEEALERLFTALVSYRSTHQRPLLIVHGGGCLVDELMSKLSLPVTKKNGLRVTPADQIDVITGALAGTANKTLLAWSKKHGIDAVGLCLGDGGSVNVERFDEELGHVGLATPGMPRLMNTLLAAGYLPVVSSIGITQDGLLMNVNADQAATALAATLGADLILLSDVSGILDASKQRIAEMTAEKAERLIADGVITDGMIVKVNAALEAARTLGRPVDIASWRHAEQLPDLFNGVSIGTRILA; translated from the coding sequence ATGACCAATCCGTTAATTATCAAGTTAGGTGGTGTTTTGCTGGACAGCGAAGAGGCGCTGGAGCGTCTTTTCACTGCCCTGGTAAGCTACCGTAGCACGCATCAGCGGCCTTTGCTGATCGTTCACGGTGGTGGCTGCCTGGTCGATGAGCTGATGAGCAAACTGTCGTTGCCGGTGACGAAGAAAAACGGTCTGCGCGTGACGCCAGCCGATCAGATTGATGTGATCACCGGTGCGCTGGCCGGAACGGCCAACAAAACGCTGCTGGCGTGGTCGAAAAAACACGGCATTGACGCGGTTGGCCTGTGTCTTGGCGATGGGGGCAGCGTCAATGTTGAGCGCTTCGATGAGGAATTGGGGCACGTTGGCCTGGCCACTCCGGGTATGCCGCGCCTGATGAATACTCTGCTGGCGGCGGGTTATCTGCCGGTGGTTAGCTCAATCGGTATCACGCAGGATGGCCTGCTGATGAATGTGAACGCCGATCAGGCTGCCACAGCGCTGGCAGCCACTCTGGGCGCAGATCTTATCCTGCTCTCTGATGTGAGCGGTATTCTGGATGCCAGCAAGCAGCGTATTGCAGAGATGACGGCAGAGAAAGCTGAACGGCTGATCGCCGACGGGGTGATTACCGACGGTATGATCGTTAAAGTGAATGCCGCACTGGAGGCTGCCCGCACGCTGGGACGCCCGGTCGATATTGCCAGCTGGCGCCATGCCGAACAGCTGCCTGACTTGTTTAACGGCGTGTCGATTGGCACCCGTATTCTCGCTTAA
- the metB gene encoding cystathionine gamma-synthase: protein MTRKQATIAVRSGLNDDEQYGCVVPPIHLSSTYNFTDFNQPRAHDYSRRGNPTRDVVQRALAELEGGAGAVMTNTGMSAIHLVCTVFLQPGDLLVAPHDCYGGSYRLFDSLSKRGAYRVKFVDQGDKAALHAALAENPKLVLIESPSNPLLRVVDIPTLCQAAAAAGAISVVDNTFLSPALQNPLALGADLVIHSCTKYLNGHSDVVAGAVIAKDPQHVTELAWWANNIGVTGAAFDSYLLLRGLRTLSPRMAAAQRNALAIVDYLKQQPLVKKLYHPSLPENAGHQFALTQQKGFGAMLSFELDGDEATLRRFLKALHLFTLAESLGGVESLISHTATMTHAGMSAEARAAAGISETLLRISVGIEDHEDLIADLDNAFQVAAKR from the coding sequence ATGACGCGTAAACAGGCAACCATTGCAGTACGTAGCGGTTTGAATGATGACGAGCAGTATGGCTGTGTTGTCCCCCCGATTCATCTGTCCAGCACCTATAACTTTACCGACTTCAATCAGCCACGCGCTCATGACTACTCACGCCGGGGCAACCCGACGCGTGATGTGGTGCAGCGTGCGCTGGCAGAACTGGAAGGTGGCGCCGGGGCGGTCATGACCAACACCGGGATGTCTGCGATTCATCTGGTGTGCACGGTATTTCTGCAACCGGGCGACCTGCTGGTCGCTCCGCACGACTGTTATGGTGGCAGCTACCGTCTTTTTGACAGCCTGAGCAAGCGCGGCGCGTACCGTGTGAAGTTTGTCGATCAGGGCGATAAAGCGGCTCTGCACGCTGCGCTGGCGGAAAACCCCAAACTGGTACTGATTGAAAGCCCAAGCAACCCGCTGCTGCGCGTGGTCGATATTCCCACCCTCTGCCAGGCGGCCGCCGCTGCCGGTGCGATCAGCGTGGTGGATAACACCTTCCTCAGCCCGGCATTGCAGAACCCGCTGGCGCTGGGTGCCGATCTGGTTATTCACTCCTGTACCAAATATCTCAACGGCCACTCCGATGTGGTGGCCGGGGCTGTGATCGCCAAAGATCCGCAGCACGTTACCGAGCTTGCCTGGTGGGCTAACAATATCGGCGTAACCGGTGCGGCGTTTGACAGCTATCTGTTATTGCGCGGGTTGCGCACCCTGTCTCCGCGTATGGCGGCGGCCCAGCGCAATGCCCTGGCGATTGTCGATTATCTGAAACAGCAACCGCTGGTGAAAAAGTTGTATCATCCTTCCCTGCCGGAGAACGCCGGGCATCAGTTTGCGCTCACACAGCAAAAAGGCTTCGGCGCGATGCTCAGTTTTGAGCTGGATGGAGATGAGGCGACGCTGCGTCGTTTTCTCAAAGCGCTGCATTTATTTACCCTGGCGGAGTCGCTGGGCGGCGTGGAGAGCCTGATTTCCCATACCGCCACCATGACGCATGCCGGCATGTCGGCAGAGGCGCGCGCCGCAGCGGGTATTTCCGAAACGCTGCTGCGGATTTCGGTGGGAATTGAAGATCACGAAGATTTAATCGCCGATCTGGACAATGCGTTCCAGGTTGCGGCCAAGAGGTGA
- the argE gene encoding acetylornithine deacetylase produces the protein MKTKLPNFIEIYRQLIATPSISATDSALDQSNETLINLLGGWFRDLGFTVEVQPVPGTRNKFNMLAKSGSGAGGLLLAGHTDTVPFDDGRWTRDPFTLTEHDNKLFGLGTADMKGFFAFILDTLRDVELSTLKKPLYILATADEETTMAGAKYFSESTALRPDCAIIGEPTSLKPVRAHKGHISNVIRIQGQSGHSSDPGRGVNAIELMHESITRLMGLRNTLKERYHHAGFAIPYPTMNFGHIHGGDAANRICACCELHMDIRPLPGLTLSDLDGLLNEALAPVSARWPGRLTVGELHPPIPGYECPREHQLVQVVEKLLGSETEVVNYCTEAPFIQQICPTLVLGPGSIDQAHQPDEFIDTAFIKPTHELIAQVVHHFCHH, from the coding sequence GTGAAGACAAAATTACCTAATTTTATCGAGATTTACCGCCAGTTGATTGCAACGCCATCAATCAGCGCTACCGATAGCGCGCTCGATCAAAGCAATGAAACTTTAATCAATTTGCTCGGCGGCTGGTTCCGCGATCTTGGCTTTACCGTTGAGGTGCAGCCGGTTCCCGGCACGCGCAACAAATTCAATATGCTGGCGAAAAGCGGCAGCGGTGCTGGCGGCCTGCTGCTGGCAGGTCATACCGATACCGTTCCCTTTGACGATGGCCGCTGGACCCGCGACCCTTTCACCCTGACCGAGCATGACAATAAGCTGTTCGGCCTCGGCACCGCAGATATGAAAGGTTTCTTCGCCTTTATTTTAGATACCCTGCGTGATGTGGAGCTGTCAACGCTGAAAAAACCGCTGTATATCCTCGCCACCGCCGATGAAGAAACCACGATGGCTGGCGCAAAATACTTCTCTGAATCAACCGCTCTGCGCCCGGACTGCGCGATTATCGGCGAGCCAACCTCGCTGAAACCGGTGCGTGCGCATAAAGGCCATATCTCGAACGTCATCCGTATTCAGGGGCAGTCCGGCCACTCCAGCGATCCGGGCCGTGGCGTCAACGCCATTGAACTGATGCACGAATCCATCACCCGGTTAATGGGGCTACGCAACACGCTGAAGGAACGCTATCATCATGCGGGTTTTGCCATTCCTTACCCGACGATGAACTTTGGCCATATTCACGGCGGGGATGCGGCTAACCGTATCTGCGCCTGCTGTGAACTGCATATGGATATCCGCCCGCTGCCTGGCCTGACGTTAAGCGATCTCGACGGGCTGCTGAATGAGGCGCTGGCTCCGGTGAGCGCACGCTGGCCAGGCCGTCTGACCGTCGGCGAGCTTCACCCGCCCATTCCGGGCTATGAGTGCCCACGGGAACATCAGCTGGTACAGGTGGTTGAAAAGCTGCTGGGCAGCGAAACGGAAGTGGTGAACTACTGCACCGAAGCGCCGTTTATTCAGCAAATCTGTCCAACGCTGGTGTTAGGACCGGGATCGATCGACCAGGCACATCAGCCGGATGAATTTATCGATACCGCCTTTATTAAGCCAACGCACGAACTGATCGCTCAGGTGGTGCACCATTTTTGCCACCATTAG
- the metJ gene encoding met regulon transcriptional regulator MetJ: protein MAEWNGEYISPYAEHGKKSEQVKKITVSIPLKVLKILTDERTRRQVNNLRHATNSELLCEAFLHAFTGQPLPDDVDLRKERSDEIPEEAKAIMRAMGVDPDSWEY from the coding sequence ATGGCTGAATGGAACGGCGAATATATCAGCCCTTACGCTGAGCACGGCAAAAAGAGCGAGCAGGTAAAAAAAATTACGGTATCCATTCCGTTAAAAGTATTGAAAATTCTGACCGATGAACGCACGCGCCGCCAGGTGAATAACCTGCGTCATGCCACCAACAGCGAACTGTTGTGCGAAGCATTTCTGCATGCGTTCACCGGTCAACCGCTGCCGGACGATGTCGATCTGCGTAAAGAGCGCAGTGACGAAATCCCCGAAGAGGCGAAAGCGATCATGCGGGCGATGGGCGTCGATCCCGATAGCTGGGAATACTAA
- the metF gene encoding methylenetetrahydrofolate reductase, with protein sequence MSFFHANQREALNQSLAEISGQINVSFEFFPPRTGEMEDILWNSIDRLSSLKPKFVSVTYGANSGERDRTHSIIKGIKERTGLEAAPHLTCVDATRDELRTIAEDYWNNGIRHIVALRGDLPPGGGQPEMYGADLVALLKEVGDFDISVAAYPEVHPEAKSAQSDLINLKRKIDAGANRAITQFFFDVESYLRFRDRCVSTGIDVEIVPGILPVSNFKQLQRFATMTNVRVPGWMTSMFAGLDDDPETRKMVGANVAMDMVKILSREGVKDFHFYTLNRAELSYAICHTLGVRPAPALVLAAS encoded by the coding sequence ATGAGTTTTTTCCACGCAAATCAGCGCGAAGCACTGAACCAGAGTCTGGCCGAGATCAGCGGACAGATTAATGTCTCCTTTGAGTTTTTTCCGCCGCGCACCGGTGAAATGGAAGACATCCTGTGGAACTCAATCGATCGCCTTAGCAGCCTGAAACCGAAATTTGTTTCGGTAACCTATGGTGCAAACTCCGGCGAACGCGACCGCACCCACAGTATTATTAAAGGCATTAAGGAGCGTACGGGTCTGGAAGCGGCACCGCACCTGACTTGCGTCGATGCTACCCGGGATGAGTTACGCACCATTGCCGAAGATTACTGGAACAACGGTATTCGCCATATTGTGGCGCTACGCGGCGATCTGCCGCCGGGCGGCGGCCAGCCGGAAATGTACGGGGCCGATCTGGTGGCACTCCTGAAGGAAGTGGGGGACTTTGATATTTCGGTTGCCGCCTATCCGGAAGTGCACCCGGAAGCGAAAAGCGCGCAGTCAGACCTGATCAACCTGAAACGTAAGATAGATGCGGGTGCCAACCGTGCCATTACTCAGTTCTTCTTCGATGTGGAAAGCTATCTGCGTTTTCGCGATCGCTGTGTCTCTACCGGCATTGACGTTGAGATCGTACCGGGCATTCTTCCGGTATCGAATTTTAAGCAGCTGCAGCGTTTTGCCACCATGACCAACGTGCGCGTGCCGGGCTGGATGACAAGCATGTTTGCCGGGCTGGATGATGACCCGGAAACGCGCAAAATGGTGGGTGCAAACGTGGCAATGGATATGGTGAAAATCCTCAGTCGCGAAGGGGTGAAGGACTTCCATTTCTATACGCTGAACCGTGCGGAATTAAGCTATGCCATCTGCCATACGCTGGGCGTGCGTCCGGCTCCGGCTTTGGTGCTGGCCGCCTCTTAA